A genomic region of Arachis hypogaea cultivar Tifrunner chromosome 5, arahy.Tifrunner.gnm2.J5K5, whole genome shotgun sequence contains the following coding sequences:
- the LOC112802009 gene encoding sodium transporter HKT1, with protein MMNFSLFGRKLQHLCSSPYFHLNFSSFFIQLCYFMILSLFGYLGLKISKTRTHVKPNDFDLFYTSVSSSTVSSMTAVEMEVFSNSQLILMTFLMFVGGEVFTSLLELMFARFNNNNNYNNSSTSMKNSLPIKVVNDQIELGLVSSPNHHSSQDHKQINDVNGINNNNNNNVPSGTIVSYNNNKDMLLRSNSLKYLSQVVLGYFLVLQFVGTFLVSMYMSFIPSARQVLREKGIKTLTFSLFTIVSTFASCGYVPTNENMIVFKKNSGLLIIILPYILLGNTLYAPCLRFVIWVLEKITKREEFSYLLKNSKEIGYGHLLPALHSWLLVATVLGFNIIQFVIFCSMEWGTQIMDGLNPYQKFVASLFQITNARHSGESVFDLSTISSAILVLFVVMMYLPPYTTFLPIMDHETENDAKKDKRSLVECLVFSQLSYLVIFIILICITENKSLRDDPLNFNVFNITLEVISAYGNVGFSMGYSCARRLKANGSCKDLWVGFSGKWSNKGKFILILVMFFGRLKKFNLKGGKAWDLS; from the exons ATGATGAACTTTTCCTTGTTTGGTAGAAAGTTACAACATCTTTGTAGTAGCCCTTATTTTCACCTCAACTTCAGCTCATTTTTCATTCAACTTTGTTATTTCATGATCCTTTCTCTTTTTGGTTACTTGGGTCTCAAGATATCAAAGACAAGAACTCATGTTAAGCCCAATGATTTTGACCTTTTTTATACTTCGGTCTCTTCCTCTACTGTGTCTAGCATGACGGCGGTAGAAATGGAAGTTTTCTCTAACTCACAACTCATTCTCATGACCTTTCTTATGTTTGTTGGTGGTGAGGTTTTCACTTCCTTATTAGAACTTATGTTTGCTAGgttcaataataataacaattataatAATTCATCCACTTCGATGAAAAATAGTCTTCCAATAAAAGTGGTCAATGATCAAATTGAGCTTGGCTTAGTTTCTAGTCCTAATCATCACTCATCACAAGACCATAAACAAATCAATGATGTCAATggtatcaataataataataacaacaatgttCCAAGTGGCACAATAGTCTCCTATAATAACAATAAAGATATGCTACTTAGGTCTAACTCCCTTAAGTATTTGAGTCAGGTAGTTTTAGGTTACTTTTTGGTGCTTCAATTTGTTGGCACTTTCTTGGTTTCTATGTACATGAGCTTCATACCTAGTGCAAGGCAAGTACTTagagaaaaaggtatcaaaacCCTAACATTTTCTTTATTCACCATAGTTTCAACTTTTGCAAGTTGTGGCTATGTCCCCACAAATGAAAATATGATAGTTTTCAAGAAGAATTCAGGccttcttattattattctccCATATATCCTTCTTGGTAACACCTTATATGCACCATGCTTGAGGTTTGTGATTTGGGTTCTTGAGAAAATTACCAAAAGAGAGGAATTTTCATACTTGCTTAAGAATTCAAAGGAAATAGGTTATGGTCATTTGCTACCTGCCCTTCATTCTTGGCTACTTGTTGCTACCGTTTTGGGgttcaatataattcaatttgTGATTTTTTGTTCCATGGAGTGGGGAACACAAATCATGGATGGTTTGAATCCTTATCAGAAATTTGTTGCGTCTTTGTTTCAAATCACAAATGCTAGACATTCTGGTGAATCTGTTTTTGACCTCTCTACCATCTCTTCAGCCATATTGGTCCTATTCGTCGTCATGAT GTACCTTCCACCATACACAACATTCTTGCCCATAATGGACCACGAAACCGAAAATGATGCCAAGAAAGACAAAAGAAGCCTAGTGGAGTGCCTTGTGTTCTCTCAACTTTCATATTtggttattttcattattttgatttGCATCACTGAGAACAAAAGCCTCAGAGACGATCCTCTCAACTTTAATGTTTTCAATATCACCTTAGAAGTCATCAG TGCGTATGGGAACGTAGGTTTCTCAATGGGATATAGCTGCGCAAGGCGATTGAAAGCGAATGGTAGTTGCAAAGATTTATGGGTTGGATTTTCTGGGaaatggagcaacaaaggcaagttCATCCTTATTCTTGTCATGTTCTTCGGAAGGCTCAAGAAATTCAACTTGAAAGGTGGCAAAGCTTGGGACCTATCCTAG